One part of the Truepera radiovictrix DSM 17093 genome encodes these proteins:
- a CDS encoding carbohydrate ABC transporter permease, whose product MRRRPFPVHILVFLAPAVLLYTAFMIYPLLDSLRLSLFAPTVEEGGARGLAFVGLQNYRTLLSHPQWAPQLLNALSNNVLFFAIHMLVQNPVGLSLAVLLSSKLVRGRAVYRTLIFTPTVLSVVLIGFIWRLILSPLWGISGDVLGLFGLEHLNQPWLGQESTALVTLSLVSVWQNVGIPMMLFLAALVGIPDELLEAARVDGATAWGVFWRVQFPLILPTVGIVSVLTFVGNFNAFDLIYTTQRAIAGPNFSTDIMGTLFFRTFFGFQLQPGNPTMGATIAGVMLLVILSGVLVYLFGYQRRLQRIEL is encoded by the coding sequence ATGCGCCGCAGACCCTTCCCCGTCCACATCCTCGTCTTCTTGGCCCCCGCCGTGCTGCTCTACACGGCCTTTATGATCTATCCGCTGCTGGACTCCCTACGGCTCAGCCTCTTCGCGCCGACAGTCGAGGAGGGGGGCGCTCGGGGGCTGGCTTTCGTCGGGTTGCAGAACTACCGCACGCTCCTCTCGCACCCGCAGTGGGCGCCGCAACTTCTGAACGCGCTTTCCAACAACGTCCTCTTTTTCGCCATCCACATGCTCGTGCAAAACCCCGTGGGGCTCTCTCTAGCGGTTCTGCTCTCGTCGAAGCTGGTGCGCGGCCGCGCGGTCTACCGCACGCTGATCTTTACCCCCACGGTGCTCTCGGTCGTCCTCATCGGCTTTATCTGGCGCCTTATCTTAAGCCCCTTGTGGGGCATCTCCGGCGACGTTTTGGGCCTTTTCGGCCTCGAGCACCTCAACCAACCGTGGCTCGGTCAGGAGTCGACGGCGCTCGTGACGTTGTCGCTGGTGTCGGTCTGGCAAAACGTCGGCATCCCGATGATGCTCTTTCTCGCGGCCCTCGTCGGCATCCCCGATGAACTTTTAGAGGCCGCTAGGGTCGACGGCGCGACCGCCTGGGGGGTGTTCTGGCGCGTCCAGTTCCCGCTCATCCTGCCCACCGTGGGCATCGTCTCGGTGCTCACCTTCGTGGGCAACTTCAACGCCTTCGACCTCATCTACACCACCCAGCGCGCCATCGCCGGCCCCAACTTCTCGACCGACATCATGGGCACCCTCTTCTTCCGCACCTTTTTCGGCTTTCAGCTCCAACCCGGCAACCCCACGATGGGCGCTACGATCGCGGGGGTGATGCTGCTGGTCATCCTCTCGGGCGTGCTCGTGTACCTCTTCGGCTACCAACGCCGCCTGCAGCGGATCGAGCTGTGA
- a CDS encoding ABC transporter substrate-binding protein produces MKLRLGLVLCSTLLGAALAQSGSLTIESWRNDDLTVWQETIIPAFNARYPDIQVTFAPSAPAEYNAVLNSKLEAGSAGDLITCRPFDVSLDLFQRGHLAPLNDLPGMENFSDVAKSAWITDDGSDVFCVPMASVIHGFIYNQDIFAELGLSEPQTYEEFLSLLQTVRESGAYEPLIMGTADQWEAATMGYQNIGPNYWRGEEGRRGLIDGTIGYDEGGFLAAFEALAAWRPFLMNGYQATTYPDAQAAFTLGMGAVYPAGSWDISVFNQQAPFPMGAFRPPPPEGQEDCFISDHTDIGMGLNAASPNQEAARLFLEWMTTPEFAELYANALPGFFPLSNHEVTLQDPLAQEFVSWRGECASTIRSSYQILSRGEPNNENQLWNVSARLLNGEITPQEAAQTVQAGLEAWYEPQQGE; encoded by the coding sequence ATGAAGCTTCGCCTCGGCCTCGTCCTCTGCTCTACCCTGCTCGGCGCCGCGCTCGCTCAGAGCGGAAGCCTCACCATCGAGAGCTGGCGTAACGACGACCTCACGGTCTGGCAAGAGACCATCATCCCCGCCTTTAACGCGCGCTACCCAGACATCCAGGTGACCTTCGCGCCGTCGGCTCCGGCGGAGTACAACGCGGTGCTTAACTCCAAGCTCGAGGCGGGCAGCGCGGGCGACCTCATCACCTGCCGCCCCTTCGACGTCTCCTTGGACCTCTTTCAGAGGGGGCACCTCGCCCCCTTAAACGACCTCCCCGGTATGGAGAACTTTTCGGACGTCGCCAAGAGCGCCTGGATCACCGACGACGGCTCCGACGTCTTCTGCGTCCCCATGGCTTCGGTCATCCACGGTTTTATCTACAACCAGGACATCTTCGCCGAGTTAGGCCTTTCTGAGCCGCAGACTTACGAGGAGTTCCTGAGCCTGCTGCAGACGGTTCGCGAGAGCGGCGCCTACGAACCCCTCATCATGGGCACCGCCGACCAGTGGGAAGCGGCCACCATGGGCTACCAGAACATCGGTCCGAACTACTGGCGCGGCGAAGAGGGGCGGCGGGGCCTCATCGACGGCACCATCGGCTACGACGAGGGCGGCTTTTTGGCGGCGTTTGAAGCGCTCGCCGCGTGGCGGCCCTTTCTGATGAACGGCTACCAGGCGACCACCTACCCCGACGCGCAGGCCGCCTTTACCCTCGGGATGGGCGCGGTCTACCCGGCGGGCTCGTGGGACATCTCGGTCTTCAACCAGCAGGCCCCCTTCCCCATGGGCGCCTTTCGCCCGCCCCCGCCCGAAGGCCAAGAGGACTGCTTTATCAGCGACCACACGGACATCGGCATGGGCCTAAACGCCGCTAGCCCCAATCAGGAGGCCGCGCGCCTCTTTTTGGAGTGGATGACCACGCCCGAATTTGCCGAGCTCTACGCAAACGCGCTCCCCGGCTTTTTCCCGCTCTCGAACCACGAGGTGACGCTTCAAGACCCCTTGGCCCAAGAGTTCGTGAGCTGGCGCGGCGAGTGCGCATCGACCATCCGCTCGAGCTACCAGATCCTCTCGCGCGGCGAGCCGAACAACGAGAACCAGCTCTGGAACGTCTCCGCGCGGCTGTTAAACGGCGAGATCACCCCGCAAGAGGCGGCGCAGACGGTGCAGGCGGGGCTCGAGGCTTGGTACGAGCCGCAGCAGGGAGAGTAG
- a CDS encoding flavin monoamine oxidase family protein has translation MPTDTPTYDCIVVGAGLAGLVAARNLHRAGASVLVLEARDRIGGRMYGRALPSGGWVDWGGQWVGPTQERFCALLSEYGVERFPSPSQGRKVLIFGDQRYEFEGFFQGFFEGLPPGVPEGDWSDAIDAWARFDALAARLEPEHPRSNDLTRKLDAVTFAQWIGENTRTAFGNWYFSYMARAVGTGCAEPEQVSLLHVLWGHRVASQAEYPEAELLRGGAGQLPAKIAAAFAERVRTGEPVLRARQDGAGVTLETPRGRYAARFAIVAMPPHLAGRIAYDPPLPPLRSQLTQRMPMGTCAKLLVAYDRPFWRDRGLVGTGIGNSGWVELCADSSELAGDVGVIAAFVYGHRYHAWRQLNESDRRAAILADLARYFGDEALSPIAYDEADWTSDPWTGGGYTAFMPPGVWTSFGEALAAPVGSIHWAGTEVAERWPGFFEGAVRTGEAAAERVAALL, from the coding sequence TTGCCCACAGACACACCGACATACGACTGCATCGTCGTCGGCGCCGGACTCGCCGGCCTCGTCGCCGCTCGCAACCTGCACCGCGCCGGCGCCTCCGTGCTGGTGCTCGAGGCGCGAGACCGCATAGGCGGCCGGATGTACGGCCGCGCGCTGCCCTCGGGGGGGTGGGTCGACTGGGGGGGGCAGTGGGTCGGCCCCACCCAAGAGCGCTTCTGTGCGCTTTTAAGCGAGTACGGTGTCGAGCGCTTCCCCTCACCGTCGCAGGGGCGCAAGGTGCTCATCTTCGGCGACCAACGCTACGAGTTCGAGGGGTTTTTTCAGGGGTTTTTCGAGGGGCTCCCCCCGGGCGTTCCGGAAGGGGATTGGAGCGACGCGATCGACGCGTGGGCCCGCTTCGACGCCCTAGCGGCGCGTCTGGAACCGGAGCATCCGCGCTCGAACGACCTCACCCGCAAGCTCGACGCCGTGACCTTCGCGCAGTGGATCGGTGAAAACACCCGCACGGCGTTCGGCAACTGGTACTTTTCCTACATGGCTCGAGCGGTCGGCACGGGGTGCGCCGAACCGGAGCAGGTGTCGCTGCTCCACGTCCTCTGGGGCCACCGCGTGGCCTCGCAAGCCGAGTACCCGGAAGCCGAGCTCCTGCGCGGCGGAGCGGGGCAGCTCCCCGCGAAGATCGCCGCAGCGTTTGCCGAACGCGTCCGTACGGGCGAACCGGTCTTGCGCGCGCGCCAAGACGGCGCGGGCGTTACGCTCGAGACGCCCCGCGGCCGCTACGCCGCACGGTTCGCCATCGTCGCCATGCCCCCGCACCTGGCCGGCCGGATCGCCTACGACCCGCCGCTGCCGCCGCTTCGCAGCCAGCTCACCCAGCGCATGCCGATGGGCACCTGCGCCAAACTGCTGGTCGCCTACGACCGCCCCTTCTGGCGCGACCGAGGGCTTGTCGGGACCGGCATCGGCAATAGCGGCTGGGTCGAGCTGTGCGCCGACAGCTCCGAGCTTGCAGGCGACGTCGGGGTCATCGCGGCGTTCGTCTACGGCCACCGCTACCACGCGTGGCGGCAGCTCAACGAGAGCGACCGCCGCGCCGCCATCCTCGCCGACCTCGCCCGCTATTTCGGCGATGAGGCCCTCTCCCCCATCGCCTACGACGAAGCCGACTGGACGAGCGACCCGTGGACCGGCGGGGGCTACACCGCCTTTATGCCGCCCGGCGTGTGGACGTCTTTCGGCGAAGCGCTCGCCGCCCCCGTCGGCAGCATCCACTGGGCGGGTACGGAGGTGGCCGAGCGCTGGCCCGGCTTTTTCGAGGGGGCGGTGCGCACTGGCGAGGCGGCCGCCGAGAGGGTCGCGGCTCTTTTGTAA